The Neoarius graeffei isolate fNeoGra1 chromosome 12, fNeoGra1.pri, whole genome shotgun sequence genome window below encodes:
- the kif4 gene encoding kinesin family member 4, whose protein sequence is MMEEDRVIPVRVALRCRPLVPKELNEGCQSCLTFVHGEPQVVVGNDKAFTYDYVFDPTTEQEEVFKRAVLPLLLGLLKGYNATVLAYGQTGSGKTFSMGGTYTSAQENEPTVGVIPRVVQKIFQEKDKRTDCEFLLSVSYLEIYNEEILDLLCPSKDKPVISIREDPKEGIKVVGLTEKEVFTAQEMVGCLEMGNSARTVGSTAMNAASSRSHAIFTISLEQRRGGDKNDVMVSKLHLVDLAGSERQKKTKAEGDRLKEGISINRGLLSLGNVISALGDESKKGTFVPYRDSKLTRLLQDSLGGNSHTLMIACVSPADSNIEETINTLRYADRARKIKNKPIINVDPQAAETKRLKQQVQELQVLLFQARGGVAPVLSGSEEAENMSKIVERNRSLKEENSKLSRELSEAVGQTALMCERIIVTEQVNEKLQSKLEELKQHAACKVDLQKMVETLEDQELKENVEVIRSLQHLILELQHEGAGIAVTIDAMTSGNSTSLEVEAEDNAADMSQSPATGSPVASNAEAQDKDSPETFTTQHALRQAQMSKKLIELNEVLALKEAYVKKMCQNDSHLEPIQAEYQENIKNLQAEVGSLQKEKEELILALHSAKKDTNQAKLSEQRRKRLQELERQMTELKKKLQDQSKLLKLKEASVRDVTKLNQEIQAMKAQRVQLMRQMKEDSEKFRIWKQKKDKEVLQLKEKDRKRQYEMLKLERDFQKQANVLRRKTEEAAAANKRLKDALQKRCEVAEKRKETQNRGMEGASSRVKAWLLNEVEVLVSTEEARRHLQDLLEDRKMLAEEITQLRQQMESGDKPVAKVRRRTLTISELEGKGELEASISKQVDNLETEMALRSAQIADLQQKVLDADNEGRMKQRWDSITTIAEAKIALKILMSEVVASKTANAKLESELKQEQANHLDLQKVLCDERKLMSTMDMEHQSHLVELEQRHQEKVLYLLSQLQNKPEEEEEEKQEISKRERELLQRLKFQEEELEKMQELLAEVEKYKQKLLLAQLTSAKKAAPVSNESPDTSFEYVPPKPKAKMSTARAPLQEPIIDLDELVSPSESEEEDEWRPDKKEKNRRGSKKSKMTGCACKGRCVNKLCRCRKGRMTCGENCLCDREKCRNMDTCSSMDVAEINDTSKESVSVPEDPTAVSPQDATFFRPPCVPPTKKEIGDMSNLSSVLKLEKKPVAADVDSEESEDATMPSFLRKNKRGLSNFKNSFFSGCTPVREES, encoded by the exons ATGATGGAGGAGGACCGAGTGATTCCGGTCCGTGTGGCTCTGCGCTGCCGCCCTCTGGTTCCCAAAGAGCTGAATGAAGGATGCCAGAGCTGTCTCACGTTCGTGCATGGAGAGCCACAG gtgGTGGTGGGCAACGATAAAGCGTTCACATACGACTACGTGTTTGATCCCACAACAGAGCAGGAAGAAGTGTTCAAAAGGGCCGTGTTGCCTTTACTCTTGGGCCTCTTGAAAG GTTATAATGCCACGGTGCTCGCGTACGGTCAGACAGGCTCAGGAAAGACTTTCTCCATGGGTGGCACCTACACTTCAGCCCAAGAGAACGAGCCCACTGTTGGGGTCATCCCCAGAGTGGTTCAGAAAATCTTTCAGGAAAAGGACAAGAGGACTGACTGTGAATTCCTCCTCTCTGTTTCATATCTTGAG ATTTACAACGAAGAGATTTTGGATCTTCTCTGTCCATCAAAGGATAAACCAGTTATTAGCATCAGAGAAGATCCAAAGGAAGGCATCAAA gttgtaggtctgacggagaagGAGGTGTTCACCGCTCAGGAGATGGTGGGCTGTCTGGAGATGGGGAACTCTGCCCGTACCGTGGGCTCCACAGCCATGAACGCTGCCTCGTCCCGTTCCCACGCCATCTTCACCATCAGCTTGGAGCAGCGCCGCGGAGGAGACAA aaatgATGTCATGGTCTCCAAACTGCACTTGGTAGATCTTGCTGGATCCGAGAGACAGAAGAAAACCAAGGCTGAAGGAGATCGTCTCAAAGAAG GAATCAGCATCAACCGAGGCCTGCTGTCTTTGGGGAACGTGATCAGTGCTCTTGGAGACGAGAGCAAAAAGGGCACGTTTGTACCTTACAGAGACTCCAAGTTGACTCGTCTGCTGCAGG ACTCGTTGGGAGGGAACAGTCACACCTTGATGATCGCGTGCGTCAGTCCGGCCGACTCCAACATCGAGGAGACCATCAACACGCTGCGTTATGCAGACCGTGCACGTAAAATCAAGAACAAGCCGATAATCAACGTGGATCCACAGGCCGCGGAGACGAAACGGCTCAAGCAGCAG GTACAAGAGCTTCAGGTGTTATTGTTTCAAGCTCGAGGAGGTGTGGCTCCTGTTCTTTCAGG GTCTGAGGAAGCGGAGAACATGTCAAAGATTGTGGAGCGTAACCGCAGTCTAAAGGAGGAGAACAGCAAGCTGAGCCGAGAACTGAGTGAGGCTGTAGGACAGACGGCCCTCATGTGCGAAAGGATCATCGTG ACGGAGCAAGTCAATGAGAAACTTCAGAGCAAACTAGAGGAACTGAAGCAGCATGCTGC GTGTAAAGTGGACCTTCAGAAGATGGTGGAGACCCTGGAAGATCAGGAGCTGAAGGAGAATGTGGAGGTCATCCGAAGCCTTCAGCATCTCATCCTGGAGTTACAG CATGAGGGTGCAGGGATCGCAGTCACCATCGATGCCATGACCTCCGGCAATTCCACGTCTCTGGAGGTCGAGGCAGAGGACAACGCTGCAGACATGAGCCAGAGTCCTGCCACTGGATCACCTGTG GCCAGCAATGCTGAAGCTCAGGACAAAGACTCCCCAGAGACGTTCACTACCCAGCATGCGCTGAGGCAGGCTCAGATGTCCAAGAAGCTCATTGAGCTCAACGAAGTCCTTGCACTTAAAGAGGCATACGTCAAGAAAATGTGCCAGAATGACAGTCACTTGGAGCCTATACAAGCAGAATATCAG GAGAACATCAAAAACCTCCAGGCTGAGGTTGGATCCCTACAGAAAGAGAAGGAAGAGCTGATCCTCGCACTGCACTCTGCAAAGAAGGACACCAATCAAGCAAA GTTGAGTGAGCAGCGCAGGAAGAGGTTACAGGAGTTGGAAAGGCAGATGACTGAGCTGAAGAAGAAACTCCAGGACCAGTCAAAGCTTCTGAAGCTTAAAGAGGCCTCAGTGCGCGATGTTACTAAGCTTAATCAGGAGATTCAG GCTATGAAGGCCCAGCGAGTGCAGCTGATGAGGCAGATGAAGGAGGACTCTGAGAAATTTCGTATTTGGAAGCAGAAGAAAGATAAAGAAGTTTTGCAGCTGAAAGAAAAG GATCGTAAACGGCAGTATGAGATGCTGAAGCTGGAAAGGGATTTCCAGAAACAGGCGAATGTTCTGCGACGTAAAACTGAGGAG GCTGCTGCAGCGAATAAACGCCTGAAGGACGCTCTTCAGAAAAGATGCGAAGTGGCTGAGAAACGCAAAGAGACTCAGAACCGTGGTATGGAGGGAGCATCGAGTCGAGTCAAG GCGTGGCTGCTGAATGAGGTGGAGGTCCTGGTGAGTACAGAAGAGGCTCGACGCCACCTCCAGGACCTGCTTGAGGACAGGAAGATGTTGGCTGAGGAGATCACGCAACTCCGCCAGCAGATGGAGTCTGGAGATAAACCTGTGGCTAAAGTGCGC CGCCGCACCCTGACCATCTCTGAGCTGGAGGGTAAAGGAGAGCTGGAGGCTTCCATCAGTAAACAAGTGGACAACCTGGAGACTGAGATGGCACTCAG GAGTGCTCAGATCGCTGACCTTCAGCAAAAGGTTCTGGATGCTGATAACGAAGGTCGAATGAAGCAGCGCTGGGACTCGATCACCACTATTGCAGAGGCCAAGATTGCCTTGAAAATTCTCATGTCTGAA GTTGTTGCCTCCAAGACCGCAAACGCGAAGCTGGAGAGTGAGCTGAAGCAGGAGCAGGCAAACCACCTGGACCTGCAGAAGGTGCTCTGTGATGAGAGGAAACTGATGTCCACTATGGATATGGAGCACCAGAGCCACCTTGTGGAGCTTGAGCAGAGACACCAAGAAAAG GTTCTTTATCTCCTCAGTCAGCTACAGAACAAAcctgaggaggaggaagaggagaagcAGGAGATCtccaagagggagagagagctgcTACAGCGTCTGAAGTTTCAG GAGGAGGAGCTTGAGAAGATGCAGGAACTCCTGGCAGAAGTGGAAAAATACAAACAG AAATTACTTCTGGCTCAGCTGACAAGTGCAAAGAAAGCAGCTCCGGTATCAAACGAGTCACCGGACACATCATTCGAATATGTTCCTCCGAAG CCGAAAGCCAAAATGTCCACGGCGCGAGCACCTCTGCAGGAACCCATCATTGACCTGGATGAGCTGGTGTCTCCATCAGAGTCTGAGGAGGAGGATGAGTGGCGTCCAGACAAGAAGGAGAAAAACAGACGGGGCTCTAAGAAATCTAAAATGACTGGG TGCGCATGTAAAGGCCGATGTGTCAATAAACTGTGCCGCTGCCGCAAAGGACGAATGACGTGTGGTGAGAACTGCCTCTGTGACCGTGAGAAGTGTCGCAACATGGACACGTGTTCCAGCATG GATGTTGCGGAGATAAACGACACATCCAAAGAATCTGTTTCTGTTCCTGAAGACCCCACAGCTGTAAGCCCTCAAGATGCCACCTTCTTCAGACCTCCATGTGTTCCACCAACTAAAAAG GAAATTGGGGACATGAGCAACCTGTCTTCAGTTCTGAAGCTGGAGAAGAAACCAGTAGCTGCTGATGTGGACAGTGAGGAATCTGAGGACGCCACCATGCCCAGCTTTCTGCGTAAGAACAAGAGAGGACTGAGCaatttcaaaaacagcttcttctcTGGCTGCACTCCTGTTCGAGAGGAATCGTGA